From the Exiguobacterium marinum DSM 16307 genome, the window ACGCAAGATACCGGACGAGCGTTTCTTAAAAATCGTTCGGGCAGGGGAGAACAACTTAAAAGACGTCGACGTATCGATTCCACTCGGGATGTTCGTCGCAGTGACGGGTGTCTCGGGCTCTGGTAAATCGACATTGATCAATGAGATTCTCTATAAATCGCTAGCGCACAATATGAACCGCGCCAAAGCGAAACCAGGGAAACACAAGAAAATCGAAGGTCTCGATCATATCGATAAAGTCATCGATATCGACCAATCCCCAATCGGTCGTACGCCACGTTCGAACCCTGCGACCTATACAGGTGTCTTCGATGACATTCGTGACGTATTTGCCTCAACGAACGAAGCGAAGATGCGCGGATATAAGAAGGGGCGTTTTAGCTTCAACGTCAAAGGCGGTCGCTGCGAAGCGTGTCGCGGAGACGGAATCATCAAAATCGAGATGCACTTCTTACCGGACGTGTACGTGCCGTGTGAAGTCTGTCACGGGAAACGCTATAATCGGGAGACGCTCGAAGTGAAGTATAAAGGGAAGACGATTGCGGACGTGCTCGATATGACGATTGAAGAGGGTCTCGAATTCTTTGACAAAATTCCGAAAATCAAACGGAAGATTCAAACGATCTATGACGTCGGTCTCGGCTATATGAAACTTGGACAGCCGGCGACAGAACTTTCAGGTGGGGAAGCACAACGTGTCAAACTCGCATCAGAGCTCCATAAGCGTTCGACCGGGAAGACAATCTATATTTTGGATGAACCGACGACCGGACTTCATGTCGACGACATCGCCCGTTTGTTGAAAGTGTTGCAACGTCTCGTCGAGAACGGAGACACGGTGCTCGTCATCGAACATAACCTCGATGTCATCAAGTCGGCGGATTATTTGATCGACCTCGGACCAGAGGGCGGTGACGGTGGCGGCGAGATTGTCGCGACCGGCACACCGGAAGAAGTCGCTGAAGTCGCGGCTTCTTATACCGGCAAGTATTTGAAACCAGTCCTTGAACGTGATGCGGCCCGCGTGAAACCGAAAGCAGGAAAAAAGAAATAAGTATAGAAATGGTGAGAAACGGGAAGTTAATTGACGTGCAATCAAATTGAAGGGGGAAAACGAACGTGAAACAAGAAATGCGTGAACTGATTCTCCAGCAAGTGAAGGAAGGCAAGATGACGATTGAGGAGGGGATGACGCAACTCGAACGTCTCGAGCGACTCGAACCGGAACAAGTTCAAGCGCTTGAAGAACGACAGGATACGGAGAAGGTCGATGCGTACTCGGTCGAATCGCTTACGACGAAACTGACGTCTGCGATGGAAGGGCTCGTGACGAAACTTCGTGACAGTGACTTTACATTCAGCTCGAATTTCGGACCGGAAGTGACGTACTCGAAGTCGTTCCCGTTTACAGGCAGCGATATCTCACTTGATCTTTTCAACGCATCGGCGACGATTGTATCGTCTGATGCCGAAGACTGTGAACTGATTGTAACGGGACGTCCGCTTCGCCAACAAGATGCGGACAAGGCGCTCGAGCAGTTACAGTCGGCCGTCAAACATTCCGTCATCGGCGACCGTCTCGTCGTCTCGCTACGGGACAAGCTTGTCCGGGCCCATGTGGAATTGTACATCCCGCATCACCATTTTAACCATCTTCATGTCCAAACATTGAACGGGGAAGTCCGGGCCGATGGTCTCGACGTCGAGAACGTCCGTGTACAAACCGCGAACGGTCGCGTCGTGCTAAATGACGTGCATGCATCGGAACTACTGTTGAATACTGGCAACGGGACGGTCGAAATCGAAGGCGTAGAAGCGGAACTCGTTCATGTCCGTACCGGAAACGGTGCCGTCATTATCGGCGGGAAATACGACAAAGCTTCCCTTAAGACAGGGAACGGAAATATTCGTGCGGAACTGGCAACGGCTCGTCCGGCCAAGTTCGAACTCGCCTCGCTCGCCGGGAACATTCGACTCGTATTGCCACACGGTGTCGAGGTCGAAGGTGAACTAGAAACGAACTTCGGAGGTCTTCATTGCTTGCTCGATGAACTCGAGATTATCCGTGACCGCAAGGACGTCGCCCAACGTCGACTTGAATTCTTGTCTGGTCGAGGTCAAACACCTCGTATCGAAGTCGAAGCGGGAACACGTACCGGTACCATCGACTTAGAGCATGGTTCGGTGTATACACCATCGACATTCTTAGATGAAGAACAGACAGAGCCGGCTGACCCGGTCGATCCGGTCGACCCAGGCGATTTGAATAATCCGTTCCATCAACAATAAAAAAATCCCGAAGGCGCCGCCTTCGGGATTTTTTTGATTATAGATTCATTTCATACTCGATTTGTTGCCAATCCATCATCTGAGTATCATACAGCGCGAAGGCACTGACCGCGAAGACGATGAAGAGAACTGGCCCGGCAATCAAAAGGATGATTCCGAAGAGGCGCATCGACTTCGAACGAGTCCAGTAGAAGATGATGGCGACAATCATCGAGATGAGCGCACCCGATAAAAAGAATCCGATGATATTCAAGATGAACAAAAGTAAGACCGTCTCGTTTTTCGTCGCCGCATATTCTTTCCACATATCGATCAACGACTTGATGATATAGACGAGCGAACCAATCCCGATCACGATCGCAAATAAGATGACGATTCCAAATAATCCTTCCATTACTACACCTCCCATTATGCTTATACCCTTCCTACGAACAGAATGTATGAAAGTTTCATCAATTTTTTGACACGTTGTTCATCACTTCTCTAACCTTTCATAGAAAGAGCTATGATACAATAATGAGCGTGAAAGGGGCAGATACTGATGCAAAATATCGTACGCACAGCTCAAGTCGTTGAGCGTTTTAAACTTCAAATTATTGCGGGAGAGGAAGGACTTCATCGTCCGGTCGCAACACCCGACCTAAGTCGACCAGGTCTCGTCCTTGCTGGTTACTATACGCACTATGCGAAAAACCGCCTGCAAGTATTAGGGAAGACGGAATTGACTTTTTATGCGAGCCTATCGGAAGAAAAGCGTCGTGAGCGCGCCAAAATTTTATGTACGGAACACACACCCGGTATTTTAATCACTCGAGGTTTCGATATTCCAAAAGAAATCGAGGAAGAAGCGGAAGCAGAAAACGTTCCACTTATGCGGACGAATGCGGTGACGACTTCAATCGAATCACAAATCACGAACTTCCTCGAGATGGAGCTCGCGCCGATGACGGCGATGCACGGGGTCCTCGTCGATATCTACGGCGTCGGTGTCCTCATCAAAGGGCAAAGTGGTGTCGGGAAATCCGAGACCGCGCTTGAACTCGTCAAACGGGGGCACCGTCTCGTCGCTGATGACTCGGTTGAGATTCGTCAAACCGGCGACCAACTCCTCGTCGGTTCAGCGCCTAAACTCATTCGTCATTTACTTGAGATTCGTGGGATTGGCATCATCGATGTCATGACGTTGTTCGGGGCCGGAGCGGTTCGGTCGCATAAAAAAATCAGTCTCATCGTCAATTTGGAGAACTGGGATCCGGGCAAAGTGTACGACCGTGTCGGACTGGACCACAACGTGATGAAAATCATCGATAGTGAAGTCCCGCTCCTGACGATCCCGGTTCGCCCAGGCCGAAACTTGGCGGTCATCATTGAAGTCGCGGCGATGAACTATCGTCTCCAAAACATGGGAATCAATACGGCTGAAGAGTTTGCGGAACGTCTTGCAAACGCGATTCAGGACACTGAAGGAGACTTGTGATCATGGTAGAACCGACATTTGATCGTGTAGCATTTGAGATTGGATCTCTGCCAATTTATTGGTATGGCATGATTATCGCCTTCGGGGCGATGCTCGGTCTCGTTCTTGCTTTATATGAAGCGAAGCGCATCAATTACGATTCGGAGCGACTTGTGGATGTCGTCATTTGGTCGATCCCGATCAGTATCATTTTTGCGCGTATTTATTACGTGACGTTCCAGTGGGATTATTACTCAGAAAACCTTGGGCAAATCATCGATATCCGTCAAGGCGGAATTGCTATCCACGGTGCCATCTTCGGGGCGCTCCTTGTCGTTATCGTATACTGTATGCGAAAATCGATGTCTTTTTGGAAAGTGACAGACATCCTGGCACCTTCCCTTCTTCTCGGACAGGCTGTCGGGCGCTGGGGGAACTTCATGAACCAAGAGGCGCATGGTGGAGAGACGACGCGTAGCTTCTTACAAGACACGCTCATGTTGCCGGACTGGATTGTCAATCAGATGTATATCGATGGGGCTTACTATATTCCAACGTTCCTATATGAGAGTGTCTGGAGCATCATCGGGGTCATCTTCCTCGTCGTTTGGCGTATGGTCGGAAACCCACGACGTGGGTATATCTTCTTGTCCTACCTCGTCTGGTATTCGATCGGTCGCTACTACATCGAGGGACTTCGTACGGACAGTCTCATGTCAGGTGATTTGCGTGCGGCCCAAATGGTGTCTATCGCCTTGATCCTCTTCGGTATCGTCATGATGATTCTTCGCCGCAACGCGAAACGGTACAACGACCCATCAGAGAAAGGACTGTTTGATTAATGGATACGCTCTTATTTGACTTGGATGGAACGTTACTCGATACGAACCCGCTCATCATCGCGAGTTTCCGTCATACGTTCGAATACTATTTCCCAGAAAATACGTATCGGGATGAAGACGTCTATCGATTCATCGGACCGACGCTTGAGAAGTCGTTCCGTGAACTCAACGAACCGGAATGGAAAGAGATGCAGGCGTTCTATCGAAGTTTTAATATCGCGATGCATGATCAACTCGTCGCAGAATATCCCGGTGTCATCGAGGGGTTATACCGCCTCCATGCGAAAGGCTATAAGATGGGGATCGTCACGTCGAAAGGGCGTCCCGTCGTCGAGCGGGGGCTTCGATTATTCAACATCGATCATTTGTTTGACGTCGTTGTGACGGCAGATGACGTTGAGAACGAAAAGCCTCACGCCGAACCGGTCGAGCGTGCGCTTCAGGCGCTCGATTCGTCGGCAGAACGCGCGGTCATGGTCGGCGATAACGATACCGACATTTTCAGCGGAAAGAACGCCGGGACGAAAACGGTCGCAGTCGGTTGGGCACTCAAAGGTCGTCCTTTCCTCGAATCGCTCGAGCCAGACGTCATCATTGATACGATGGAACATTTCGAGGCATGGCTCGATGAGGTAAGCGTCCGTGCGTAAAACGAAGCGATTTCATATCGACGGACCGAATCCGCTTTGGCAGATGTATCGGACGATTCGTTTTTTACGTGTCTTCAAAAACACGGCGGTCGTGCTCGTCGGCCGTTATTTTCCTTCAGTAAAGGCGAAGCGTTGGCTCTACCGGACGTTTCTCGGCATGAACATTGGAGAGTATAGTGCACTTGCCCTCATGGTCACACCGGACGTCATGTTCCCGGAGAGGATCACGATTGGTCGCAACACGGTCATCGGGTTCAATTCGACGATTCTTTGTCATGAGTATCTCGTGGATGAGTATCGGATCGGGGACGTCGTCATCGGTGATGAGGTGTTGATCGGAGCGAATGTGACCATCTTGCCTGGTGTGACGATTGGAGACGGTGCTGTCGTTGGCGCTGGCGCGATTGTTCATCGCGACGTGTTGCCGGGTGAACGAGTCGTCGGGGCGAAACTACAATCGCTGACACATATTTGACACAATTTTTCGCAAAAAGTTTTCGTGCATGTTTTGTATAAGAAGATGAAAGAATACTTGAGCGGTATCACTTTTTTTTAAAGAGATACCGCTTTTTAATGGAAAAAAGTACAGAAATGAAAAAAACATATTTTCGCTCAAAAATAATTTTTGAACCTAGTAAAAAATATTCATTATAGAAGGAATATAGTCGCGATTTTTTTTAACTTTTTCAGTTGCCCTCGTTGTTCGAGTGAGGTATTCTTATCCCTGCAACTAAAAAAAGATTTAAAGATGATGTGGAGGATTTAGAATATGGAAGCGAACTATGAAGCAGTAATGACGCTACCCGAACCAGAATCTCCGCTCGCTGCGGAGCTCCACTACTATAGAGGTCGTCGTGCGTTACGTGAAGGTCGCCTAGATGAAGCGACTTTTTTCATGGCTGAAGCGACAGCGGCAGCCACGCATCGCGTCGACTATCATAAACAGTACGCAGAACTGTTGTTTGAAGTAGGGGAGATCTACCACGCCAATGACGTGTGGAAGCGAGTTTTAGAGCTCGACGAGACTGCGACAGAGGCGCTTTATCACTTAGCGAGTAACTGTGCCTATGTCTCTCAATATGAAGAAGCCGCAAATTATGCATCCGAATATCTCGATCGTGACGCGAAAGGTCACTACACGGAAGCGGTGCAATCCCTTCTTGAACTGATTGAGCTCGAACAAGAGCTCGAGGACGAGGAAGAAGATGAGTTGATTACGTGGCATACAGAAGCACAGCGTCAAATCGACAAAGGACGGTTATTTGCGGCAAAGGCGACACTCGAACGCCTGATCGGGAGATATCCAGAGTTTTGGCCGGCTTATAACAATTTATCGGTCGTCAGCTTTTATCTCGGTGATGATCAAGCGGCGTTCCGGACGCTCGAATATGTACTCGATCAAAATCCTGGAAACTTGCATGCGATTTTAAATACGATTCTCTTGCTTCATGAAGCAGGACACTCGGAAGCGGCGATCCAGTTATCGACACCGCTCACACGTGTCCGTCCGCTCCAATACGACTTGCGTTATAAATTAGCGACGACACTCGCACTCGTCGGTCACTACGACCGTGCGTATGAAGAATTGCGCTTATTGAAGGACCACGGGTTTCGCGGTGACCCATTGTTCGGGCATTGGCTCAGCGTGTCTGCCTACAAGACAGGACGATTAGAAGAGGCAGCCACCTACTTGAACAATGAAGAGATGAAACGATTCGAAGAGAGGCAGAGCTTCGATATTAGGGAAAACCTTGAGTTTCGTTCGGCGCTCGTCCAGGGATTGCGTCAAGAAAGCGATTTGGCTCGAGTCGAGATTATTCGTATTATCTCTAACCTTAAAGACGACGAGGCGTTCGAAGCGCTCGCGCTCACGAATGCGGTGACGGAGAACGAGACGGTCCGCGCGTTCGCGGAGATGTGCCGTGCCGACCTCTGTAGTCAATCGTTCAATGGAGACGAACGAATCAAACGTGCGTTTGACGCACTTATCTTGGCTGAAGCACACGTTTCGGAAGCGGAACGGATGAGTCTTGAAGGTGACTTCTATGAACGTTTTGCCACACTTTTATTGTCTGATGAACCATTCTTGGACGTAACGGCATCGGCCGCTGCGCTCGTCTGGATGTTTTATACAAAACGAGACGCGCTGATTCTCGAAGACTGTGCGAATGCCTTCCATCTTCCGGTCGATACGTTGACAGAGAAGGTACGTTCTTTCAAACGAACACTCGAACAAGCATAAAGATAGACGATACCCGTACAGGTTTCTTATACTAAAGGCAATCAATTTCTTGCAGAGGTGGAATAAACATGACAGAAGAAAAAATTTATGACGTCATTATCATCGGTGCCGGTCCTGCCGGAATGACCGCTGCGCTATATGCTTCACGTGCAAACCTTTCAACGCTTATGATCGAACGCGGAATTCCAGGTGGTCAGATGGCCAATACGGAAGACATCGAGAACTACCCGGGCTACGATAGCATCCTCGGTCCTGACTTATCGCAAAAAATGTTCGACCATTCGAAAGCGTTCGGTGCGGAGTATGCATATGGGGACGTGCAGCGCATCTCGGATGAAACAGAATATAAAGTCGTGCATGCGCACAACCGAGACTACAAAGCGCGTGCAATCATTCTCGCCTCTGGTGCTCAGTATAAGAAAATCGGCGTACCGGGTGAAGAAGAGCTCGGCGGCCGTGGTGTATCGTATT encodes:
- a CDS encoding DUF4097 family beta strand repeat-containing protein, whose product is MKQEMRELILQQVKEGKMTIEEGMTQLERLERLEPEQVQALEERQDTEKVDAYSVESLTTKLTSAMEGLVTKLRDSDFTFSSNFGPEVTYSKSFPFTGSDISLDLFNASATIVSSDAEDCELIVTGRPLRQQDADKALEQLQSAVKHSVIGDRLVVSLRDKLVRAHVELYIPHHHFNHLHVQTLNGEVRADGLDVENVRVQTANGRVVLNDVHASELLLNTGNGTVEIEGVEAELVHVRTGNGAVIIGGKYDKASLKTGNGNIRAELATARPAKFELASLAGNIRLVLPHGVEVEGELETNFGGLHCLLDELEIIRDRKDVAQRRLEFLSGRGQTPRIEVEAGTRTGTIDLEHGSVYTPSTFLDEEQTEPADPVDPVDPGDLNNPFHQQ
- the hprK gene encoding HPr(Ser) kinase/phosphatase, coding for MQNIVRTAQVVERFKLQIIAGEEGLHRPVATPDLSRPGLVLAGYYTHYAKNRLQVLGKTELTFYASLSEEKRRERAKILCTEHTPGILITRGFDIPKEIEEEAEAENVPLMRTNAVTTSIESQITNFLEMELAPMTAMHGVLVDIYGVGVLIKGQSGVGKSETALELVKRGHRLVADDSVEIRQTGDQLLVGSAPKLIRHLLEIRGIGIIDVMTLFGAGAVRSHKKISLIVNLENWDPGKVYDRVGLDHNVMKIIDSEVPLLTIPVRPGRNLAVIIEVAAMNYRLQNMGINTAEEFAERLANAIQDTEGDL
- the lgt gene encoding prolipoprotein diacylglyceryl transferase; translation: MVEPTFDRVAFEIGSLPIYWYGMIIAFGAMLGLVLALYEAKRINYDSERLVDVVIWSIPISIIFARIYYVTFQWDYYSENLGQIIDIRQGGIAIHGAIFGALLVVIVYCMRKSMSFWKVTDILAPSLLLGQAVGRWGNFMNQEAHGGETTRSFLQDTLMLPDWIVNQMYIDGAYYIPTFLYESVWSIIGVIFLVVWRMVGNPRRGYIFLSYLVWYSIGRYYIEGLRTDSLMSGDLRAAQMVSIALILFGIVMMILRRNAKRYNDPSEKGLFD
- the ppaX gene encoding pyrophosphatase PpaX: MDTLLFDLDGTLLDTNPLIIASFRHTFEYYFPENTYRDEDVYRFIGPTLEKSFRELNEPEWKEMQAFYRSFNIAMHDQLVAEYPGVIEGLYRLHAKGYKMGIVTSKGRPVVERGLRLFNIDHLFDVVVTADDVENEKPHAEPVERALQALDSSAERAVMVGDNDTDIFSGKNAGTKTVAVGWALKGRPFLESLEPDVIIDTMEHFEAWLDEVSVRA
- a CDS encoding acyltransferase; the encoded protein is MRKTKRFHIDGPNPLWQMYRTIRFLRVFKNTAVVLVGRYFPSVKAKRWLYRTFLGMNIGEYSALALMVTPDVMFPERITIGRNTVIGFNSTILCHEYLVDEYRIGDVVIGDEVLIGANVTILPGVTIGDGAVVGAGAIVHRDVLPGERVVGAKLQSLTHI
- a CDS encoding tetratricopeptide repeat protein, whose protein sequence is MEANYEAVMTLPEPESPLAAELHYYRGRRALREGRLDEATFFMAEATAAATHRVDYHKQYAELLFEVGEIYHANDVWKRVLELDETATEALYHLASNCAYVSQYEEAANYASEYLDRDAKGHYTEAVQSLLELIELEQELEDEEEDELITWHTEAQRQIDKGRLFAAKATLERLIGRYPEFWPAYNNLSVVSFYLGDDQAAFRTLEYVLDQNPGNLHAILNTILLLHEAGHSEAAIQLSTPLTRVRPLQYDLRYKLATTLALVGHYDRAYEELRLLKDHGFRGDPLFGHWLSVSAYKTGRLEEAATYLNNEEMKRFEERQSFDIRENLEFRSALVQGLRQESDLARVEIIRIISNLKDDEAFEALALTNAVTENETVRAFAEMCRADLCSQSFNGDERIKRAFDALILAEAHVSEAERMSLEGDFYERFATLLLSDEPFLDVTASAAALVWMFYTKRDALILEDCANAFHLPVDTLTEKVRSFKRTLEQA